In the genome of Delphinus delphis chromosome 15, mDelDel1.2, whole genome shotgun sequence, one region contains:
- the MLXIPL gene encoding carbohydrate-responsive element-binding protein isoform X4 — translation MREYHKWRIYYKKRLRKSSREGDLLAPKQVEGGWQPPERWCEQLFTSVVPVLLAGPEEETGRRQLLDLDCFLSDISDTLFTMTQPGPTPLQLPPEDAYVGNADMIQPDLTPLQPSLDDFMEISDFFTNYRPPQTPTPSSFLEPPSFGPMADPGLSSGTLGSEVPSACSGMTHLSGHNRLQARSSCPGPLDSSAFLSSDFLLPEDPKPKLPPTPARPPLLQYPSPAKGLGLEPCAPPPFPPMAPLPAMLQEEPVFSPRFSFPPVPPAPGVSPPSAPTAFAPTPQLGPGPAPAPFPLDLLPSGYSEPPLGPHFTVPQGTRPRGKPPTQSPRGRRPSPPTLAPATAGGNNPCLAQLLTAAKPEQALEPALVSSALLRSPGSPVRWRALGGGGEPRGFTPTLCPSPPQQEIAPEFPCTFFPPTPAPTPPRPPPGPATLAPPRPLIVPKAERLSPPAPSGGERRLSGELNSLPGQGTLSTCISSPQRILSRGHPDNKTENRRITHISAEQKRRFNIKLGFDTLHGLVSTLSTQPNLKMSKATTLQKTAEYIAMLQQERAAKQEEAQQLRDQIEALNAAINLCQQQLPATGVPITHQRFDQMRDMFDDYVRTRTLHNWKFWVFSILIRPLFESFNGMVSTASLQSLRQTSLAWLDQYCSLPALRPTVLNSLRQLSTSTSILTDPDCIPEQATRAVTEGTLGKSV, via the exons ATGCGCGAGTACCATAAGTGGCGCATCTACTACAAGAAGCGG CTCCGTAAGTCCAGCAGGGAAGGGGATCTCCTGGCCCCAAAGCAG GTGGAAGGGGGGTGGCAGCCGCCGGAGCGATGGTGCGAGCAGCTCTTCACCAGCGTGGTGCCCGTCCTGCTGGCGGGCCCAGAGGAGGAGACCGGCAGGCGGCAGCTTCTGGATCTCGACTGCTTTCTGTCCGACATCTCCGACACACTCTTCACCATGACTCAGCCCGGTCCTACACCCCTGCAGCTGCCCCCCGAGGACG CCTATGTTGGCAACGCTGACATGATCCAGCCAGACCTGACGCCTCTGCAGCCCAGCCTGGATGACTTCATGGAGATCTCAG ATTTCTTCACCAACTACCGCCCCCCACAGACACCTACACCCTCAAGCTTCCTGGAGCCCCCCAGCTTCGGCCCCATGGCTGACCCTGGCCTCAGCAGTGGGACCCTGGGCTCGGAGGTGCCCTCTGCCTGCTCGGGCATGACCCACCTCTCGGGACATAACCGCCTGCAG GCTCGGAGCAGCTGCCCTGGCCCTCTGGACTCCAGTGCCTTCCTGAGCTCTGATTTCCTCCTTCCTGAAGACCCCAAGCCCAAGCTCCCACCCACTCCCGCACGCCCACCCCTCCTCCAATACCCCAGCCCTGCCAAGGGGCTTGGCCTGGAGCCCTgtgccccaccccctttccctcccaTGGCTCCACTGCCTGCTATGCTGCAGGAAGAGCCTGTCTTCTCTCCCAGATTCTCTTTCCCTCCTGTCCCTCCTGCCCCGGGAGTGTCCCCGCCGTCTGCTCCCACGGCCTTCGCACCCACCCCCCAGCTGGGTCCaggccctgcccccgcccccttccccttAGACCTTCTACCCTCGGGGTATTCGGAGCCCCCGTTGGGGCCTCACTTCACCGTGCCCCAAGGCACGCGGCCCAGAGGCAAGCCCCCTACCCAGTCCCCCAGGGGGCGGAGGCCCAGCCCCCCCACCTTGGCCCCTGCCACTGCTGGGGGCAACAATCCTTGCCTCGCACAGCTGCTCACAGCAG CCAAGCCTGAGCAAGCCCTGGAACCTGCGCTTGTGTCCAGCGCCCTCCTCCGGTCCCCAGGGTCCCCGGTAAGATGGCGGGCACTGGGAGGTGGCGGTGAACCCCGGGGCTTCACCCCgactctctgcccttctccaCCCCAGCAGGAGATAGCCCCCGAGTTCCCCTGCACCTTCTTTCCCCCGACCCCGGCCCCTACACCGCCCCGACCACCTCCGGGTCCAGCCACATtggcccctcccaggcccctgaTTGTCCCCAAAGCGGAGCGGCTCTCGCCCCCAGCACCCAGCG GTGGTGAGCGGCGGCTGTCTGGGGAGCTCAACTCCCTGCCGGGCCAGGGGACTCTGAGCACGTGCATCTCTTCCCCTCAACGCATCCTAAGCCGGGGCCATCCGGACAACAAG ACCGAAAACCGGCGCATCACACACATCTCTGCGGAGCAGAAGCGGCGCTTCAACATCAAGCTGGGGTTTGACACTCTGCACGGGTTGGTGAGCACACTCAGCACCCAGCCCAACCTCAAG ATGAGCAAAGCCACGACGCTGCAGAAGACAGCCGAGTACATCGCCATGCTGCAGCAGGAGCGAGCCGCCAAGCAGGAGGAGGCCCAGCAGCTCCGGGACCAGATCGAGGCGCTCAATGCCGCCATCAA CCTGTGCCAGCAGCAGCTGCCCGCTACGGGAGTGCCCATCACACACCAGCGGTTCGACCAAATGCGAGACATGTTCGATGACTATGTCCGGACCCGCACGCTGCATAACTGGAAGTTCTGGGTA TTCAGCATCCTCATCCGGCCTCTGTTCGAATCCTTCAATGGGATGGTGTCTACGGCAAGCCTGCAGAGCCTCCGCCAGACCTCACTGGCCTGGCTGGACCAGTACTGCTCCCTGCCTGCTCTCCGGCCAA CTGTTCTGAACTCCCTACGCCAGCTGAGTACATCTACCAGTATCCTGACGGACCCGGACTGTATACCCGAGCAAGCCACACGGGCAGTCACAGAGGGCACCCTTGGCAAATCTGTATAG